In Micromonospora sp. NBC_01813, the following are encoded in one genomic region:
- a CDS encoding DHH family phosphoesterase, with amino-acid sequence MIAAPSPAGPTATDLPAGPTPGEWSSAVAAIEAVPTGGRVLLLCHVNPDGDALGSMLGFGLGLRSLGGRSIQATFPGSQDLPPSLQGMPGAELLVPPDQSWTDPDLVLCFDVAAASRLGPLAQRMDSSTAIVVDHHASNTRFGGIHLVDPGAAATSVVVDQLLGRLGVPLDEQIAECLYIALVTDTGSFRFDMTTPAVHELAARLLATGIRPAEISRRVFDSRPFGAVRLFGAVLQRSALEPAAAGGRGLVWTYATLADLETYGQPPYVLEALIDSVRCTVEADVSCVLKQVTPTSWAVSMRSKGGVDVSQVAVSLGGGGHRLAAGFTGAGSVEEIVAAIRARLG; translated from the coding sequence ATGATCGCCGCGCCGTCTCCGGCCGGCCCGACCGCGACCGACCTGCCCGCCGGGCCGACCCCGGGTGAATGGTCGTCGGCGGTGGCTGCGATCGAGGCGGTGCCGACCGGCGGGCGGGTGTTGCTGCTCTGCCACGTCAATCCGGATGGCGACGCACTCGGCAGCATGCTCGGATTCGGCCTCGGCCTGCGCAGCCTGGGTGGCAGGTCGATCCAGGCGACGTTCCCCGGCAGTCAGGATCTGCCGCCGTCGTTGCAGGGCATGCCCGGCGCCGAGTTGCTGGTTCCGCCCGACCAGAGCTGGACGGACCCGGACCTGGTGCTCTGTTTCGATGTGGCCGCCGCGTCCCGCCTCGGGCCGTTGGCCCAGCGGATGGACTCGTCGACGGCGATCGTCGTCGATCATCACGCGTCCAACACCCGGTTCGGCGGCATCCATCTGGTGGACCCGGGCGCGGCGGCCACCTCGGTGGTGGTCGATCAATTGCTCGGGCGGCTCGGTGTGCCGTTGGACGAGCAGATCGCCGAGTGCCTGTACATCGCCCTGGTCACCGATACCGGTTCGTTCCGGTTCGACATGACCACCCCGGCGGTGCACGAGTTGGCCGCGCGGCTGCTGGCCACCGGGATCCGTCCGGCGGAGATCTCCCGCCGGGTGTTCGACAGCCGTCCGTTCGGCGCGGTCCGGCTGTTCGGCGCGGTGCTGCAACGCAGCGCCCTGGAGCCGGCGGCGGCCGGCGGTCGGGGCCTGGTCTGGACCTATGCCACGCTGGCTGACCTGGAGACGTATGGACAGCCGCCGTACGTGCTCGAAGCCCTGATCGACTCGGTCCGGTGCACTGTCGAGGCTGATGTGAGCTGTGTGCTCAAGCAGGTGACCCCGACCAGTTGGGCGGTGTCGATGCGCAGCAAGGGCGGTGTCGACGTCAGCCAGGTCGCGGTGTCCCTCGGCGGTGGTGGGCACCGGCTCGCGGCCGGTTTCACCGGTGCCGGCAGTGTCGAGGAGATCGTCGCGGCGATTCGCGCCCGGTTGGGCTGA
- the dapB gene encoding 4-hydroxy-tetrahydrodipicolinate reductase: MSEDRAIRVGVLGARGRMGVEVCRAVDAADDLDLVASVDQGDWLSNAADAAAEVVVDFTNPDAVMDNLHWCIDQGINVVVGTSGFSDQRLEQVRSWLSQQPQVGVVIAPNFGLGAVLMMQFAAKAARYFESVEIIEQHHPAKVDAPSGTAGHTARVIAQARADAGLGAMPDATTDELPGARGADLDGIRVHSVRAAGLVAHQEVLFGTAGETLTIRHDSYDRASFMPGVLLAVRAVTRRPGLTVGLDSLLD, translated from the coding sequence GTGAGTGAAGATCGTGCGATCCGGGTCGGGGTGCTCGGAGCCCGTGGCCGGATGGGCGTGGAGGTCTGCCGAGCGGTCGACGCGGCGGATGATCTCGACCTCGTGGCCTCGGTCGACCAGGGCGACTGGCTCTCCAACGCCGCCGACGCCGCCGCCGAGGTGGTCGTCGACTTCACCAATCCCGACGCCGTGATGGACAACCTGCACTGGTGCATCGACCAGGGGATCAACGTCGTCGTCGGGACCAGCGGCTTCTCCGACCAGCGGCTGGAGCAGGTCCGCTCCTGGCTGTCGCAGCAGCCGCAGGTCGGCGTGGTCATCGCCCCCAACTTCGGCCTGGGCGCGGTGCTGATGATGCAGTTCGCGGCGAAGGCCGCCCGGTACTTCGAGTCGGTCGAGATCATCGAGCAGCACCATCCGGCCAAGGTCGACGCGCCCAGCGGCACCGCCGGGCACACCGCGCGGGTCATCGCGCAGGCGCGCGCCGACGCCGGGCTCGGGGCGATGCCGGACGCGACCACCGACGAACTGCCGGGTGCGCGGGGCGCGGACCTCGACGGCATCCGGGTGCACTCGGTACGGGCCGCCGGCCTGGTCGCCCACCAGGAGGTGCTGTTCGGTACGGCCGGGGAGACGCTGACGATCCGGCACGACTCCTACGACCGGGCGTCGTTCATGCCGGGGGTGCTGCTCGCCGTACGGGCGGTCACCCGACGTCCCGGTCTCACGGTGGGCCTGGACAGCCTGCTCGACTGA
- a CDS encoding GNAT family N-acetyltransferase — protein sequence MALGYVRPARPGDAGDIARIQLTTWRVAYRRLLPRQVLDELDEDWLAQHWDAAITSPPSPQHRVLVAVEQAEQSYLVGFTASGPADEQALAAEEPAEALGDGVAAVTDLLVEPRFGRRGHGSRLLAAAVDLWRTDGFGTALAWAYDQDPATRKFLGSAGWEPDGATRALDVADMLVPQLRLHVAIPPAADE from the coding sequence ATGGCGCTCGGATATGTCCGTCCTGCCCGCCCGGGCGACGCTGGCGACATCGCCCGCATCCAGTTGACCACCTGGCGGGTCGCCTACCGGCGGCTGCTGCCCCGGCAGGTGCTCGACGAGTTGGACGAGGACTGGCTGGCGCAGCACTGGGACGCCGCGATCACCAGCCCACCCTCGCCGCAGCACCGGGTGCTGGTCGCCGTCGAGCAGGCCGAGCAATCCTATCTGGTGGGCTTCACCGCCTCCGGTCCGGCCGACGAGCAGGCCCTCGCCGCCGAGGAGCCGGCCGAGGCGCTCGGCGACGGAGTCGCCGCCGTCACCGACCTGCTGGTCGAGCCACGCTTCGGTCGGCGGGGGCACGGCAGCCGGCTACTCGCCGCCGCGGTCGACCTGTGGCGTACCGACGGCTTCGGCACCGCGCTCGCCTGGGCGTACGACCAGGATCCGGCGACCCGGAAGTTCCTCGGTTCCGCCGGCTGGGAGCCGGACGGGGCGACCCGGGCGCTGGACGTGGCCGACATGCTGGTGCCGCAGCTGCGGCTGCACGTGGCGATCCCACCAGCCGCCGACGAGTAG
- a CDS encoding DUF503 domain-containing protein: protein MFTGTAIFDMLLPGDSQSLKAKRSYVRPIIAALRRFEVSAAEVGALDRHGRAELAVAVVAADAAHVREVLDNCERLVAARPEIELLSVRRRLYGADD from the coding sequence ATGTTTACCGGAACCGCGATCTTCGACATGCTGCTGCCCGGCGACTCGCAGTCGCTGAAGGCCAAGCGCTCGTACGTCCGCCCGATCATCGCCGCGCTACGCCGGTTCGAGGTTTCGGCCGCCGAGGTCGGCGCGTTGGACCGGCACGGCCGGGCGGAGCTCGCGGTGGCGGTGGTCGCCGCCGACGCGGCACACGTACGGGAAGTACTCGACAACTGTGAGCGGCTGGTGGCGGCGCGGCCGGAGATCGAGCTGCTGTCCGTCCGCCGCCGTCTGTATGGTGCCGACGATTGA
- a CDS encoding M16 family metallopeptidase codes for MAWTEPVTGRGRSRPVTRTLTADPLGGTVRRTVLPNGLRVITEAIPAMRSVSFGVWVGVGSRDETPARSGASHFLEHLLFKGTQRRTAWEISAAIEAVGGETNAFTAKEYTCYYARVLDEDLPLAIDVVCDLVANSVIDPVDVETERGVILEEIAMHDDEPDDEVHDLHAEAVFGPHPLGRLISGTEATISALTRRQINDFYRRRYTPGAMVIAAAGNLDHRTVVRQVRAALRGSPLDPENPGAPEPPRPATPAVRARPPRVILRHKETEQAHLVLGGAGIARGDDRRFALGVLNNVLGGGMSSRLFQEIRERRGLAYSVYSYASQYADGGTFAVYAGCAPSKVDEVLALVRAELAAVAEYGVSPDELARGKGMSRGGYVLGLEDTGSRMGRLAKGELLYGEQLPVEQLLAQVAEVTVEQVGAVAAELLTRPMSLAVIGPVESASLSG; via the coding sequence ATGGCCTGGACCGAACCGGTCACCGGCCGGGGCAGGTCCCGGCCGGTCACCCGGACACTCACCGCCGACCCGTTGGGCGGCACGGTACGCCGTACCGTGCTGCCCAACGGGCTGCGGGTGATCACCGAAGCGATCCCGGCGATGCGCAGCGTCTCGTTCGGCGTGTGGGTCGGCGTCGGCTCCCGCGACGAGACACCTGCGCGTTCCGGGGCGTCGCACTTCCTGGAGCATCTGCTGTTCAAGGGCACCCAGCGGCGTACCGCCTGGGAGATCTCGGCGGCGATCGAAGCGGTCGGCGGCGAGACCAACGCCTTCACCGCGAAGGAATACACCTGCTACTACGCCCGGGTGCTCGACGAGGACCTGCCGCTGGCCATCGACGTCGTCTGTGACCTGGTCGCCAACTCGGTGATCGATCCGGTCGACGTGGAGACCGAACGTGGCGTGATCCTCGAAGAGATCGCCATGCACGACGACGAGCCCGACGACGAGGTCCACGACCTGCACGCCGAAGCGGTCTTCGGACCGCATCCGCTCGGTCGGTTGATCTCCGGCACGGAAGCGACCATCTCGGCGTTGACCCGCCGGCAGATCAACGACTTCTACCGGCGTCGCTACACCCCGGGCGCCATGGTCATCGCCGCCGCCGGGAACCTGGATCACCGTACGGTGGTCCGCCAGGTGCGGGCCGCGCTGCGGGGCAGCCCGCTGGACCCGGAGAATCCCGGCGCTCCGGAGCCGCCGCGTCCGGCCACCCCGGCGGTACGTGCCCGGCCACCCCGGGTGATCCTGCGGCACAAGGAGACCGAACAGGCCCACCTGGTGCTCGGCGGGGCCGGAATCGCCCGCGGCGACGACCGGCGGTTCGCACTCGGGGTGCTCAACAACGTCCTCGGCGGCGGGATGTCCAGCCGGCTGTTCCAGGAGATCCGGGAGCGCCGCGGGCTGGCGTACTCGGTCTACTCCTACGCCAGCCAGTACGCCGACGGCGGCACGTTCGCCGTGTACGCCGGCTGCGCGCCGAGCAAGGTCGACGAGGTGCTGGCGTTGGTCCGCGCCGAGTTGGCGGCGGTCGCCGAGTACGGCGTCAGCCCGGACGAGCTGGCCCGGGGCAAGGGCATGAGCCGTGGCGGCTACGTTCTGGGCCTGGAGGACACCGGATCCCGGATGGGTCGACTGGCAAAGGGCGAGCTGCTCTACGGCGAACAGCTGCCGGTGGAACAGCTGCTCGCCCAGGTCGCCGAGGTGACCGTCGAACAGGTCGGCGCGGTCGCCGCCGAGCTGCTCACCCGGCCGATGTCGCTCGCCGTGATCGGCCCGGTGGAGTCCGCGTCCCTGTCGGGATGA
- a CDS encoding bifunctional riboflavin kinase/FAD synthetase → MQRWRGVEAAGGGWGRAVVTIGVFDGIHRGHQAIIGHAVKRARDLGIQSVVVTFDPHPAEVVRPGSHPAVLTGPARKAELIESLGVDVLCVLPFTMEFSRLTAEQFAHDLLVQHLHAAVVVVGENFRFGHRATGDVALLERLGRTFGFAVEGAELVADSGTVFSSTYIRACIDAGDVTAAAAALGRPHRLEGVVVRGDRRGREIGFPTANLLTARHVAVPADGIYAARLVRSDGPVRPDGLSGGGPGLPAAASIGTNPTFAGRDRRVEAFILDFDRDIYGEQVAIDFVARLRETRRYEGVDPLVAQMNEDVAQVRTVLGA, encoded by the coding sequence ATGCAGCGGTGGCGGGGAGTCGAGGCGGCCGGTGGCGGCTGGGGCCGCGCGGTGGTCACCATCGGCGTGTTCGACGGCATCCACCGGGGGCACCAGGCGATCATCGGCCATGCGGTCAAACGCGCCCGTGATCTGGGGATCCAGTCGGTGGTGGTGACCTTCGACCCGCACCCGGCCGAGGTGGTCCGGCCCGGCAGCCACCCCGCGGTGCTCACCGGCCCGGCCCGCAAGGCCGAACTGATCGAGTCCCTCGGCGTCGACGTGCTCTGCGTACTGCCGTTCACGATGGAGTTCTCCCGGCTGACCGCCGAGCAGTTCGCCCACGACCTGCTGGTGCAGCACCTGCACGCCGCAGTAGTCGTGGTGGGGGAGAACTTCCGGTTCGGCCACCGGGCCACCGGTGACGTGGCGCTGCTCGAGCGGCTCGGCCGGACCTTCGGGTTCGCCGTCGAGGGTGCCGAGCTGGTGGCCGACAGCGGGACGGTCTTCTCCTCGACGTACATCCGGGCCTGTATCGACGCGGGCGACGTCACGGCCGCCGCCGCCGCGCTCGGCCGCCCGCACCGCCTCGAAGGAGTGGTGGTCCGCGGTGACCGCCGGGGCCGCGAGATCGGCTTCCCCACCGCGAACCTGCTCACCGCGCGGCACGTGGCGGTGCCGGCCGACGGCATCTACGCGGCCCGGCTGGTCCGCTCCGACGGCCCGGTCCGCCCGGACGGCCTCAGCGGGGGAGGGCCGGGGCTGCCGGCCGCCGCCTCCATCGGGACCAACCCGACGTTCGCCGGCCGGGACCGCCGGGTCGAGGCCTTCATCCTCGACTTCGACCGGGACATCTACGGCGAGCAGGTGGCGATCGACTTCGTCGCCCGGCTGCGGGAGACCCGCCGGTACGAGGGCGTCGACCCGTTGGTCGCCCAGATGAACGAAGACGTCGCCCAGGTACGGACGGTTCTCGGCGCCTGA
- a CDS encoding polyribonucleotide nucleotidyltransferase: MTEQNTLGTQRSTAVIDNGAFGTREITFSAGRLARQAAGSVIAQLGDTVVLSATTASKQPREHLDFFPLTVDVEERMYAAGRIPGSFFRREGRPSEEAILTCRLTDRPLRPTFAKGLRNEVQVVATILALDPAHPYDVIAINAASMSTKLSGLPFSGPIGATRIAHVEGQWVAFPTLEELARATFDMVVAGRALPDGDVAIMMVEAEATPHAVGLIAGGATAPTEDVVASGLEAAKPAIRELCRAQSELADVAAKPIADFPVFLDYGDDVYDAVAAAGSDEIAEALKIASKAEREDALDRIKEKVVGGLAERFEGREKEVGAAFRSLTKSEVRARVLRDQVRIDGRGPRDIRPLTAEIGVLPRVHGSALFERGETQILGVSTLNMLRLEQTLDTLSPEKSKRYMHNYNFPPYSTGETGRVGSPKRREIGHGALAERALVPVLPSREEFPYAIRQVSEALGSNGSTSMGSVCASTLALLSAGVPLKAPVAGIAMGLISDEVDGQTRYVTLTDILGAEDAFGDMDFKVAGTPEFITALQLDTKLDGIPSDVLVGALQQAREARLTILEVMRQAIEGPAAMSEHAPRVTTVKIPVDKIGMVIGPKGQTINAIQDETGADISIEDDGTIYVGATNGPAAEAAVERINAIANPTLPKLGDKFLGTVVKTAAFGAFISLLPGRDGLLHISKVGDGKRVERVEDHLNVGDKVEVSIADIDARGKIYLDKVRPEGAEAPAAEGADGGDRPGGRDRGDRGPRDRGDREQGDRGPSRGDGDGGEQRRRRNRHS; encoded by the coding sequence ATGACCGAGCAGAACACTCTCGGCACCCAACGCAGTACCGCAGTGATCGACAACGGGGCCTTCGGTACCCGTGAGATCACCTTCTCCGCTGGTCGGCTGGCCCGTCAGGCCGCCGGTTCGGTGATCGCCCAGCTGGGCGACACCGTGGTGCTCTCCGCGACCACGGCGAGCAAGCAGCCCCGTGAGCACCTCGACTTCTTCCCGCTCACCGTCGACGTCGAGGAGCGGATGTACGCCGCGGGCCGGATCCCCGGCTCGTTCTTCCGCCGTGAGGGCCGGCCCAGCGAGGAAGCGATCCTCACCTGCCGGCTGACCGACCGGCCGCTGCGCCCGACCTTCGCCAAGGGCCTGCGCAACGAGGTCCAGGTGGTCGCCACCATCCTGGCGCTGGACCCGGCGCACCCGTACGACGTGATCGCGATCAACGCGGCGTCGATGTCCACCAAGCTCTCCGGCCTGCCGTTCTCCGGGCCGATCGGGGCGACCCGGATCGCCCACGTCGAGGGCCAGTGGGTGGCCTTCCCGACCCTGGAGGAGCTGGCCCGCGCCACCTTCGACATGGTCGTCGCCGGTCGGGCCCTGCCCGACGGTGACGTCGCGATCATGATGGTCGAGGCCGAAGCCACCCCGCACGCGGTCGGGCTGATCGCCGGCGGGGCCACCGCGCCCACCGAGGACGTCGTGGCCAGTGGACTGGAGGCGGCCAAGCCCGCCATCCGGGAACTGTGCCGGGCGCAGAGCGAGCTGGCCGACGTGGCCGCGAAGCCGATCGCCGACTTCCCGGTCTTCCTGGACTACGGCGACGACGTGTACGACGCGGTCGCCGCCGCCGGTAGCGACGAGATCGCCGAAGCGCTGAAGATCGCCTCCAAGGCGGAGCGTGAGGACGCCCTCGACCGGATCAAGGAGAAGGTCGTCGGCGGGCTCGCCGAGCGCTTCGAAGGCCGCGAGAAGGAGGTCGGCGCCGCGTTCCGGTCGCTGACCAAGTCCGAGGTACGGGCCCGCGTCCTGCGCGACCAGGTGCGGATCGACGGTCGCGGACCGCGCGACATCCGTCCGCTCACCGCCGAGATCGGGGTGCTGCCCCGGGTGCACGGTTCGGCGCTGTTCGAGCGCGGCGAGACGCAGATCCTCGGCGTCAGCACGCTGAACATGCTCCGGCTGGAGCAGACGCTGGACACCCTGTCGCCGGAGAAGTCCAAGCGGTACATGCACAACTACAACTTCCCGCCGTACTCCACCGGTGAGACCGGCCGGGTCGGGTCGCCGAAGCGGCGCGAGATCGGCCACGGCGCGCTCGCCGAGCGGGCCCTGGTGCCGGTGCTGCCGTCGCGTGAGGAGTTCCCGTACGCGATCCGCCAGGTCTCCGAGGCGCTCGGCTCCAACGGCTCGACGAGCATGGGCTCGGTCTGCGCCTCCACCCTGGCGCTGCTCTCCGCCGGTGTGCCGCTGAAGGCTCCGGTCGCCGGGATCGCGATGGGCCTGATCTCCGACGAGGTCGACGGGCAGACCCGCTACGTGACGCTGACCGACATCCTCGGTGCCGAGGACGCCTTCGGCGACATGGACTTCAAGGTCGCCGGCACGCCGGAGTTCATCACCGCGCTGCAGCTGGACACCAAGCTCGACGGCATCCCGTCCGACGTGCTGGTCGGCGCCCTGCAGCAGGCCCGTGAGGCCCGGCTGACCATCCTGGAGGTCATGCGCCAGGCCATCGAGGGACCGGCCGCGATGAGCGAGCACGCCCCTCGGGTCACCACGGTGAAGATCCCGGTCGACAAGATCGGCATGGTGATCGGGCCGAAGGGCCAGACCATCAACGCCATCCAGGACGAGACCGGCGCGGACATCTCCATCGAGGACGACGGCACCATCTACGTCGGTGCCACCAACGGGCCGGCGGCCGAGGCCGCCGTCGAGCGGATCAACGCGATCGCCAACCCGACCCTGCCGAAGCTCGGCGACAAGTTCCTCGGCACGGTGGTCAAGACCGCCGCGTTCGGCGCGTTCATCTCGCTGCTGCCCGGCCGCGACGGCCTGCTGCACATCTCCAAGGTGGGCGACGGCAAGCGGGTCGAGCGGGTGGAGGACCACCTCAACGTCGGCGACAAGGTCGAGGTGTCCATCGCGGACATCGACGCCCGGGGCAAGATCTACCTGGACAAGGTCCGTCCCGAAGGCGCGGAGGCGCCGGCGGCGGAAGGCGCCGACGGCGGCGACCGGCCCGGTGGCCGGGACCGTGGCGACCGGGGGCCGCGCGACCGCGGCGACCGGGAGCAGGGCGACCGTGGCCCCAGCCGGGGCGACGGTGACGGCGGCGAGCAGCGCCGACGCCGCAACCGGCACAGCTGA
- the rpsO gene encoding 30S ribosomal protein S15 translates to MALDQEAKRKIREDYATGEADTGSPEVQVAVLTKRIADLTGHLKVHKHDHHSRRGLLLLVGRRRRLLNYLQKMDINRYRSLIERLGLRR, encoded by the coding sequence ATGGCGCTCGATCAGGAAGCCAAGCGCAAGATCCGCGAAGACTACGCCACCGGCGAGGCGGACACCGGTTCGCCGGAGGTCCAGGTCGCGGTGCTCACCAAGCGGATCGCCGACCTCACCGGGCACCTCAAGGTGCACAAGCACGACCACCACAGCCGTCGTGGTCTGCTGCTGCTGGTCGGCCGGCGTCGCCGGCTGCTCAACTACCTGCAGAAGATGGACATCAACCGCTACCGGTCGCTGATCGAGCGACTCGGCCTGCGGCGGTGA
- the rbfA gene encoding 30S ribosome-binding factor RbfA: MTDPARVRRHAERVRELVASVVRTQIKDPRLGMITIIDSRITADLRDATVFYTVLGDAAAEADTKAALDSANGLLRSTVGKALGLRHSPTLTFVLDNVQEHAKHIDDLLTVARTADAEVQRLAANAEYAGDAEPYRADDDTDDTDDDAVVEEAAADGAPAGKPDLGGPRR, encoded by the coding sequence ATGACGGACCCGGCCCGGGTACGCAGGCACGCGGAGCGCGTGCGCGAGCTGGTGGCTTCGGTGGTGCGTACCCAGATCAAGGATCCTCGGCTCGGGATGATCACCATCATCGACTCGCGGATCACCGCTGACCTGCGCGACGCGACGGTGTTCTACACCGTGCTCGGCGACGCCGCCGCCGAGGCCGACACCAAGGCGGCCCTGGACAGCGCGAACGGCCTGCTGCGCAGCACCGTCGGCAAGGCGTTGGGGCTGCGGCACTCGCCGACGCTCACCTTCGTCCTCGACAACGTTCAGGAGCACGCCAAGCACATCGACGATCTGTTGACCGTGGCCCGGACGGCCGACGCCGAGGTGCAGCGGCTCGCGGCGAACGCCGAGTACGCCGGGGACGCGGAGCCGTACCGGGCTGACGACGACACCGACGACACCGACGACGACGCGGTGGTCGAGGAGGCGGCGGCGGATGGGGCCCCGGCGGGCAAACCGGACCTGGGCGGGCCGCGCCGATGA
- the truB gene encoding tRNA pseudouridine(55) synthase TruB, giving the protein MSTHGLIVVDKPAGMTSHDVVARLRRLARTRRVGHGGTLDPMATGVLVVAVNRATRLLTYVIGARKSYTATIRLGVSTVTDDAEGEVTARTPATDIASEQIRAGLAALTGEIDQVPSAVSAIKINGQRAYKRVRAGEDVALPARRVTISRLEPVAIHPPVDGGLDIEVQVDCSSGTYIRAIARDLGAALGVGGHLTALRRTAVGDFTLAEAATLAELEQQAPDVVQLPMAVAAGRFLARREVDADEARVLGHGGPISAVGQPGPYAVFAPDGELLAVVCERDGRARAEIVLAPA; this is encoded by the coding sequence GTGAGTACGCACGGACTGATCGTGGTCGACAAGCCGGCCGGGATGACCTCGCACGACGTCGTCGCCCGGCTCCGCCGCCTGGCCCGCACCCGCCGGGTCGGCCATGGCGGCACCCTGGATCCGATGGCGACCGGCGTGCTGGTGGTCGCGGTGAACCGGGCCACCCGGCTGCTTACCTACGTCATCGGCGCGCGCAAGAGCTACACCGCGACCATCCGGCTCGGCGTGTCGACGGTGACCGACGACGCCGAGGGCGAGGTGACCGCCCGTACCCCGGCCACCGACATCGCTTCGGAGCAGATCCGGGCGGGGCTGGCGGCGCTCACCGGCGAGATCGATCAGGTCCCGAGCGCGGTCAGCGCCATCAAGATCAACGGACAGCGGGCGTACAAACGGGTCCGGGCCGGTGAGGACGTGGCGCTGCCCGCCCGCCGGGTGACGATCTCCCGCCTGGAACCCGTTGCGATCCACCCGCCGGTCGACGGCGGCCTCGACATCGAGGTGCAGGTCGACTGCTCGTCCGGCACCTACATCCGGGCGATCGCCCGCGACCTGGGGGCCGCGCTCGGCGTCGGCGGGCACCTGACCGCACTGCGCCGCACCGCCGTCGGCGACTTCACCCTCGCCGAGGCCGCCACCCTGGCCGAGCTGGAGCAGCAGGCGCCGGACGTGGTGCAACTACCGATGGCGGTCGCCGCCGGACGGTTCCTGGCCCGACGGGAGGTCGACGCCGACGAGGCCCGGGTGCTCGGTCACGGCGGGCCGATCAGCGCGGTCGGCCAACCCGGCCCGTACGCGGTGTTCGCCCCGGACGGCGAACTGCTGGCGGTGGTCTGTGAACGTGACGGCCGGGCCCGGGCGGAGATCGTGCTCGCCCCGGCGTGA
- a CDS encoding DUF6186 family protein yields the protein MSATRIVVIAGFAAAFVAFGVLEVLARRPGSRIPSFGDVCAYVMQYEVGKVPVGRIGVLGFWWWVGWHFFAR from the coding sequence ATGAGCGCCACCCGGATCGTGGTGATCGCCGGTTTCGCGGCCGCCTTCGTCGCGTTCGGCGTGTTGGAGGTGCTCGCCCGCCGGCCCGGCTCCCGTATCCCGAGCTTCGGCGACGTCTGCGCCTACGTCATGCAGTACGAGGTGGGCAAGGTCCCGGTCGGGCGGATCGGTGTCCTGGGTTTCTGGTGGTGGGTGGGGTGGCACTTCTTCGCCAGGTGA
- a CDS encoding MATE family efflux transporter codes for MEAESASRTSPTPVPTRRIAQLALPALVVLAAEPLYVLVDTAVVGRLGAVSLAAVAIGGTVMSVAAWLGIVAAYGTTGRAARRFGAGDRRAAIAEGVQASWLALVAGVLLAVVGQVLAAPIAAGLAGADNPVAQAAGDWLRIAVWGAPGLLLAAAGNGWMRGVQETRRPVRYVLTANAISAVLCPILVYPAGLGLAGSAVANVVAQTLGGLLFVIALARAGVPLRPRPELIVAHLVVGRDLLIRGAAFQASFLSATAVAARYGTVQVAGHQIAIQLWFFTALALDALAIAGQSLVGAALGAGDAAGARALARRLVLLGALAGVAFAALFTAGAPVIPAWFSPDPAVHAQARIVWPWFIAMQPVAGVVFALDGVFIGAGDLRYLRNLTLGAAFGGFLPAIWVGYALDLGLAGVWAGLGLFMLIRLVGLTLRLRSPRWAVLGMPVGRA; via the coding sequence ATGGAAGCTGAGAGCGCTTCGCGCACCTCCCCGACCCCGGTGCCGACGCGGCGAATCGCCCAACTCGCGCTGCCGGCGCTGGTGGTGCTGGCGGCCGAGCCGCTGTATGTCCTCGTCGACACCGCGGTCGTCGGCCGGCTCGGAGCGGTCTCCCTGGCGGCGGTCGCCATCGGCGGCACCGTGATGTCGGTCGCGGCCTGGCTCGGCATCGTCGCGGCCTACGGCACCACCGGCCGAGCCGCACGCCGGTTCGGCGCGGGCGATCGTCGTGCGGCGATCGCCGAAGGCGTCCAGGCGTCCTGGCTCGCCTTGGTGGCGGGCGTGCTGCTCGCCGTCGTCGGGCAGGTTCTCGCCGCCCCGATCGCCGCCGGACTCGCCGGCGCGGACAACCCGGTGGCGCAGGCCGCCGGCGACTGGCTGCGGATCGCCGTCTGGGGTGCGCCCGGGCTGCTGCTCGCTGCCGCGGGCAACGGCTGGATGCGCGGGGTCCAGGAAACTCGCCGCCCGGTCCGGTACGTCCTGACGGCCAACGCGATCTCCGCCGTACTCTGTCCGATCCTGGTCTATCCGGCCGGCCTCGGCCTGGCCGGCTCGGCGGTGGCGAACGTCGTCGCGCAGACCCTGGGCGGGCTGCTGTTCGTGATCGCGCTGGCGCGCGCCGGGGTGCCGTTGCGACCCCGGCCGGAGCTGATCGTCGCGCACCTCGTGGTTGGCCGGGACCTGTTGATCCGGGGGGCCGCCTTCCAGGCCAGCTTCCTGTCCGCCACCGCGGTGGCCGCCCGGTACGGCACTGTCCAGGTGGCCGGGCACCAGATCGCCATCCAGCTGTGGTTCTTCACCGCGCTGGCGCTGGACGCCCTCGCGATCGCCGGTCAGTCCCTGGTCGGGGCCGCGCTCGGCGCCGGTGACGCGGCGGGTGCCCGGGCGTTGGCCCGACGACTCGTGCTGCTCGGTGCGCTGGCCGGCGTGGCCTTCGCCGCGCTGTTCACCGCCGGAGCCCCGGTGATCCCCGCCTGGTTCAGCCCCGACCCCGCGGTGCACGCCCAAGCCAGGATCGTCTGGCCGTGGTTCATCGCGATGCAGCCGGTGGCCGGGGTGGTCTTCGCCCTCGACGGTGTCTTCATCGGCGCCGGGGACCTGCGTTACCTGCGCAACCTGACCCTCGGCGCGGCCTTCGGCGGCTTCCTGCCGGCGATCTGGGTCGGCTACGCCCTCGATCTCGGCCTCGCCGGTGTCTGGGCCGGGCTGGGGTTGTTCATGCTGATCCGGCTGGTCGGGCTGACCCTTCGGCTGCGCTCACCACGCTGGGCGGTGCTCGGCATGCCGGTGGGCCGGGCCTGA